A DNA window from Undibacterium sp. YM2 contains the following coding sequences:
- a CDS encoding DUF6348 family protein yields the protein MSVTTSLGNAFKSFKSKFASSPASPSSPVVAPVFANLNIDAELTLALFEVLTAETIKLKWQDNYLALEDGLLLAVERVETVTLAEDKFRTCTRIYASHASYFPQGLSEYQHAMGTTESEAILEGLRTWARMDLLVLLDATREQPLNCTVIEMNTSAEAVEGSSFRQVILGPVAHLASLPAPKKKEEHPFCPCCLFTESMPAFHDLLQTSDFIGIRLFASRDNEGKLAADCRVNGEDFLPAVEHLKQYAEKWPQRGLEFRKQYVVVRTSGHSVNQAQLVQSGKVQP from the coding sequence ATGTCAGTTACCACTTCCCTAGGCAATGCTTTCAAAAGCTTCAAGAGTAAGTTTGCCTCCAGCCCAGCATCACCTTCATCACCTGTGGTGGCACCAGTGTTTGCCAATCTGAATATTGATGCTGAATTGACGCTGGCCTTGTTCGAGGTCTTGACGGCAGAAACAATCAAATTGAAATGGCAAGACAATTACCTGGCCCTGGAAGATGGCTTGTTGCTGGCAGTTGAGCGGGTGGAAACTGTTACGCTTGCTGAAGACAAATTCCGTACCTGCACACGTATCTATGCCAGCCATGCCAGCTACTTCCCGCAAGGCTTGAGTGAGTATCAGCATGCCATGGGGACCACTGAATCTGAAGCGATACTTGAGGGTTTGCGTACCTGGGCCAGGATGGATTTATTGGTATTGCTGGATGCTACCCGTGAGCAGCCACTGAATTGCACAGTCATAGAAATGAACACCAGCGCTGAGGCGGTAGAAGGCAGCAGTTTTCGCCAGGTGATATTGGGCCCAGTCGCCCATCTCGCCAGCCTGCCTGCGCCCAAGAAAAAAGAAGAACATCCATTTTGCCCATGCTGCCTGTTTACAGAAAGCATGCCGGCTTTTCATGATCTGTTGCAGACCAGTGATTTCATCGGCATACGCTTGTTTGCCTCGCGTGATAACGAAGGCAAGCTGGCTGCTGATTGTCGTGTCAATGGCGAAGATTTTTTGCCTGCGGTCGAACACCTGAAACAATATGCAGAAAAATGGCCGCAGCGCGGACTGGAATTCCGCAAGCAATATGTCGTTGTCAGGACCAGCGGACATAGCGTCAATCAAGCGCAACTTGTGCAATCCGGCAAGGTGCAGCCTTGA
- a CDS encoding energy transducer TonB, protein MDFSNRQQEPGKKFIGLGLVIAFHVLVVYALVSGLARKAMEVVIKPAEVKLVEEVKPPPPPPDTPPPPPPKLLAPPPPFIPPPEVQVQQPVQQQPAISQVSNVKPENPTFTKTQAPPAPVAEAKATGPVTIPGVIDFNVGGCKPEYPRASLRNEETGTVLLSVLIGADGSVADVKIDKSSGFRGLDNAVKSQLMSGSCKNKPGTVDGKPQQTWAKVQYVWKLE, encoded by the coding sequence ATGGATTTTTCAAATCGCCAGCAAGAGCCGGGGAAGAAGTTTATAGGCTTAGGGCTGGTTATCGCATTTCACGTACTGGTGGTATATGCGCTGGTATCTGGATTGGCGCGCAAAGCGATGGAAGTGGTGATCAAGCCAGCAGAAGTCAAGCTGGTAGAAGAAGTAAAACCGCCGCCACCGCCGCCAGACACCCCGCCACCGCCACCACCAAAATTGTTGGCACCGCCGCCACCGTTCATTCCGCCACCGGAAGTCCAGGTCCAGCAGCCGGTTCAGCAACAGCCAGCGATATCGCAGGTGTCGAATGTCAAGCCAGAAAACCCGACATTCACCAAGACCCAGGCCCCGCCTGCACCAGTTGCAGAAGCCAAGGCCACAGGTCCCGTCACGATACCAGGCGTGATCGACTTCAACGTTGGTGGATGCAAACCGGAATATCCGCGTGCCTCCCTGCGCAATGAAGAAACCGGCACCGTCCTGTTGTCCGTATTGATTGGTGCAGATGGTTCTGTGGCCGACGTCAAGATCGACAAATCCAGCGGCTTCCGCGGTCTCGACAACGCGGTGAAATCCCAGTTGATGTCAGGTTCCTGCAAAAACAAACCAGGTACCGTCGATGGCAAACCACAACAGACCTGGGCCAAAGTCCAGTATGTATGGAAGCTCGAGTAA
- a CDS encoding MotA/TolQ/ExbB proton channel family protein: MKTRFSAFLAATLLALTAAVAVAPVSAQESASAAASAAASAPAAEAAPAPAAPADAGAPAAPAAAKEMVENPYGLDALWKTGDFVAKGTLIIMVIMSMGSWYILITKIIDQVKLSGQATDARSKFWKAASVQAGAASLKEGSPFRFIADSGIKATEHHEGALLEQIDLNTWVSMSIQRAVDKVQSRLQDGLAFLATVGSTAPFVGLFGTVWGIYHALTAIGMSGQASIDKVAGPVGEALIMTAIGLAVAVPAVLGYNFLVRRNKSAMEEVRAFSADLHSVVLSGNMGKTAAKK, from the coding sequence ATGAAAACCCGTTTCTCCGCATTCCTGGCTGCAACACTCCTGGCCTTGACAGCCGCCGTTGCCGTCGCCCCTGTTTCTGCACAGGAATCCGCCTCAGCAGCTGCCTCCGCTGCCGCTTCAGCCCCTGCTGCAGAAGCAGCCCCGGCACCAGCCGCTCCAGCAGACGCTGGCGCCCCGGCAGCACCAGCAGCCGCCAAAGAAATGGTAGAAAACCCATATGGTCTCGACGCCCTCTGGAAAACTGGTGACTTCGTTGCCAAAGGCACCCTCATCATCATGGTCATCATGTCCATGGGCAGCTGGTACATCCTCATCACCAAAATCATTGACCAGGTCAAATTGTCCGGTCAAGCCACAGATGCCCGCTCCAAATTCTGGAAAGCAGCTTCTGTCCAGGCCGGTGCCGCTTCTTTGAAAGAAGGCAGCCCATTCCGCTTCATCGCTGACTCTGGCATCAAAGCCACAGAACACCATGAAGGCGCCTTGCTCGAACAAATCGATCTGAACACCTGGGTCTCCATGTCCATCCAGCGCGCTGTTGATAAAGTTCAAAGCCGTTTGCAAGACGGCCTGGCCTTCCTGGCGACTGTGGGCTCCACAGCACCATTCGTCGGTCTGTTCGGTACCGTATGGGGTATTTACCATGCGCTGACAGCGATTGGTATGTCCGGTCAGGCATCGATCGACAAAGTAGCGGGCCCTGTTGGTGAAGCGCTGATCATGACCGCGATTGGTCTGGCTGTGGCTGTTCCTGCTGTATTGGGTTACAACTTCCTGGTCCGCCGCAACAAGAGCGCCATGGAAGAAGTCCGTGCCTTCTCCGCTGACCTGCACTCCGTAGTCCTGTCCGGTAATATGGGCAAGACAGCAGCAAAGAAATGA
- a CDS encoding sulfite exporter TauE/SafE family protein, with translation MESLTTLFTPHGNSTQWLAIAFIFLLAGMIKGVIGLGLPTVAIALLSLSMTTMQAAALLFLPSLLTNIWQLASGARLLPLLRRLTPMLLGICMGTFVSGLLFSKLNPVWSGAGLGVALLLYGVMGLASVHWQVPGHAEHRLAPVIGIATGMVTASTGVFVLPSVPYLQALNLDKDELVQAMALSFTVSTLALGINLYGSGTLQWNIAGDSILALLPALAGMQLGQVIRDKMQPALFKRCFFIGLLALGVHYLWGAVKS, from the coding sequence ATGGAATCGCTGACTACTCTATTTACCCCTCATGGCAACAGCACGCAGTGGCTGGCGATAGCCTTTATCTTTCTGCTTGCGGGAATGATAAAAGGTGTCATAGGCCTGGGCTTGCCCACGGTGGCAATCGCCTTGTTGAGTTTGTCGATGACAACCATGCAAGCCGCTGCCTTATTGTTTTTACCTTCGCTTTTAACGAATATCTGGCAACTCGCCAGCGGTGCCAGGTTACTGCCCTTATTACGCCGCCTGACCCCTATGCTATTGGGCATCTGCATGGGCACTTTTGTTTCGGGACTTTTATTCAGCAAGCTCAATCCAGTCTGGTCAGGTGCAGGCCTGGGCGTGGCATTACTGCTATATGGCGTCATGGGCTTGGCGTCGGTACATTGGCAAGTACCTGGCCATGCAGAGCACAGGCTGGCCCCTGTCATCGGCATTGCGACAGGCATGGTCACCGCCTCTACCGGCGTATTTGTCTTGCCGTCTGTCCCTTACCTGCAAGCCCTGAATCTTGATAAGGACGAACTGGTACAGGCGATGGCCTTGTCTTTCACGGTATCTACACTCGCCTTGGGCATCAACCTGTACGGCAGTGGTACTTTGCAATGGAATATTGCTGGTGATTCCATACTGGCCCTGCTACCTGCATTGGCTGGCATGCAATTGGGGCAAGTCATACGCGACAAAATGCAGCCAGCGCTGTTCAAGCGCTGTTTCTTCATCGGCTTGCTGGCTTTGGGCGTCCACTACTTATGGGGAGCAGTGAAATCATGA
- a CDS encoding alpha-amylase family glycosyl hydrolase — protein sequence MNNSSKEQASDWWRDAVIYQVYPRSFSDSNGDGIGDLPGITSKLDYIASLGVDIVWISPFFTSPMKDFGYDVADYCDVDPIFGTLADFDALLERAHELGLKIMIDQVLSHCSEVHPWFVESRKSRDNPKADWYVWANPKADGSPPNNWLSVFGGSAWQWDARRRQYYMHNFLVSQPDLNFHNPEVQQAHLDNMRFWLQRGVDGFRLDACNFHFHDQALRDNPPSQVRDNKTVQDNNPYGMQAHIHDKTQPENLAFLEKIRSLLNEYGAIAIGEVGADDSLAVMADYTADDNKLQMAYSFNLLTATYSAAYIRQQVEEYEARVKGGWVSWSVGNHDSVRVMTRWGGAEATPQLAKMLLAMQMALKGTPCLYQGDELALTEADIAYEDIQDPYGITFWPEFKGRDGCRTPMPWQADQVNAGFSSGKPWLPVPAEHAAHAVSAQDQDDQSVLNFARHILAWRKKYPQLSRGEISFFDAPEPVLAIRRDLTGSNTLLAAFNLGNQSVSFNWPATQNAVQLKDAGLPGQVTDGQVELPAYGAWFGELLMK from the coding sequence ATGAATAACTCTAGCAAAGAGCAAGCAAGCGACTGGTGGCGTGATGCCGTGATTTACCAGGTCTATCCGCGCAGTTTTTCAGACAGCAATGGCGATGGCATAGGTGATTTGCCTGGTATTACTTCCAAACTTGATTACATCGCCAGCCTGGGTGTGGATATCGTCTGGATCTCGCCTTTTTTCACTTCACCGATGAAAGACTTTGGTTACGACGTGGCAGACTATTGCGATGTCGATCCCATCTTTGGTACTTTGGCTGATTTTGATGCCTTGCTCGAGCGCGCACATGAACTGGGTTTGAAGATCATGATAGACCAGGTCTTGTCGCACTGTTCAGAAGTGCACCCCTGGTTTGTGGAAAGTCGCAAGAGCCGCGACAATCCCAAGGCCGACTGGTATGTCTGGGCCAATCCCAAGGCAGACGGCTCACCGCCGAATAACTGGCTGTCTGTGTTTGGCGGCTCTGCCTGGCAATGGGATGCACGCCGTCGTCAATACTATATGCATAATTTTCTGGTCAGCCAGCCTGATTTGAATTTTCACAACCCTGAAGTGCAACAGGCGCATCTCGACAATATGCGTTTCTGGCTGCAGCGTGGTGTGGATGGTTTCCGTCTTGATGCCTGCAACTTCCATTTCCATGACCAGGCTTTGCGGGATAATCCACCCAGCCAGGTGCGCGATAACAAGACCGTGCAGGACAATAATCCTTATGGCATGCAGGCGCATATCCATGACAAGACGCAGCCAGAGAACCTGGCCTTCCTGGAAAAAATCCGCAGCTTGTTGAATGAATATGGCGCGATAGCCATCGGTGAAGTAGGGGCTGATGATTCGCTGGCAGTGATGGCAGATTACACCGCCGATGACAATAAATTGCAGATGGCCTATAGCTTCAATTTGCTGACGGCGACTTACTCTGCTGCCTACATACGCCAGCAAGTCGAGGAATACGAAGCACGCGTCAAAGGTGGCTGGGTATCCTGGTCCGTGGGTAACCATGATTCCGTACGCGTCATGACACGCTGGGGTGGGGCAGAGGCAACGCCGCAATTAGCCAAAATGCTGCTGGCCATGCAAATGGCCTTGAAAGGTACGCCCTGCCTCTATCAGGGGGATGAGCTGGCGCTGACGGAAGCCGACATCGCCTATGAAGATATACAAGACCCGTATGGCATTACTTTTTGGCCAGAATTCAAAGGCCGCGACGGTTGCCGCACACCCATGCCCTGGCAGGCAGATCAGGTAAATGCCGGTTTCAGTTCTGGAAAACCATGGTTGCCAGTGCCGGCGGAACATGCTGCACATGCAGTTTCTGCGCAAGATCAGGATGATCAGTCTGTCTTGAATTTTGCCCGCCATATCCTGGCCTGGCGCAAAAAATATCCACAGCTTAGCAGAGGAGAAATCAGCTTCTTCGATGCCCCTGAACCTGTATTGGCGATACGCCGTGACCTGACTGGCAGCAATACTCTGTTGGCAGCATTTAATCTGGGAAATCAGTCTGTAAGTTTTAACTGGCCAGCAACTCAGAATGCAGTGCAATTGAAGGACGCTGGCTTGCCAGGGCAAGTCACCGATGGTCAGGTGGAATTACCAGCCTACGGTGCATGGTTTGGTGAGCTACTAATGAAGTAA
- a CDS encoding alpha-1,6-glucosidase domain-containing protein, producing the protein MSLNGSGIGSFSDRARDAIRGGHGDAGDGIVKNQGYINGLVYMPNALADKARPQQDLLRAADMLRLGLAGSIRSFSMQTFDGKTRQLQYIDYAGQPAGYASQPGEVVNYVENHDNQTLFDINAYRLPLDTSSVDRARIQALALATTAFSQGVAYYHAGVDILRSKSMDSNSFNSGDWFNRLDWSYGDNYFATGLPPEKDNAQFYPYIKAALKQANIKPARADITYSRDQFRDLLQIRASSSLFRLSTASDIAQRLHFYNTGPTQNPLLIAAHLDGRQLAGANFASIMYFINISSQTQSLTIDGQSQRSYQLHPTHLLTQAADKRVAAEAKYESISGRFTIPALSAVVFVGQ; encoded by the coding sequence TTGTCACTCAATGGCAGCGGCATAGGCAGCTTCAGCGACCGCGCCCGCGATGCCATACGCGGCGGCCATGGCGATGCAGGCGACGGCATAGTCAAAAACCAGGGTTACATCAATGGTTTGGTTTATATGCCAAACGCCCTGGCAGACAAGGCCAGGCCGCAGCAGGATCTTTTGCGCGCGGCCGACATGCTCAGGCTGGGTCTGGCAGGCTCGATACGCAGTTTCAGCATGCAGACCTTTGATGGCAAGACCAGGCAGTTACAATACATCGATTATGCTGGTCAGCCCGCAGGCTATGCCAGCCAGCCTGGCGAAGTCGTCAACTATGTAGAGAACCACGACAACCAGACCCTGTTCGACATCAATGCCTATCGCCTGCCGCTGGACACCAGCAGCGTAGACCGCGCCCGCATTCAGGCTTTGGCCCTGGCAACAACAGCGTTCAGCCAGGGCGTGGCCTACTACCATGCGGGTGTCGATATCCTGCGTTCCAAGTCCATGGACAGCAATAGCTTCAATTCCGGTGACTGGTTTAACCGGCTGGACTGGAGCTATGGCGACAATTATTTCGCTACAGGCTTGCCACCAGAAAAAGACAATGCCCAGTTTTATCCTTACATCAAGGCAGCACTGAAGCAGGCGAATATTAAACCGGCCCGCGCAGATATTACCTATAGTCGCGATCAATTCCGTGATTTATTGCAGATCAGGGCCAGTTCCAGCCTGTTCAGATTATCGACTGCGTCCGATATCGCACAGCGCCTGCATTTCTATAATACCGGTCCCACGCAAAATCCCTTGCTGATAGCAGCGCATCTGGATGGCAGGCAATTGGCAGGGGCAAACTTTGCTTCCATCATGTATTTCATCAATATCAGCTCACAGACGCAATCATTAACCATAGACGGACAAAGCCAGCGCAGCTATCAATTGCATCCTACACATTTGCTTACACAAGCAGCAGATAAACGTGTGGCAGCAGAAGCGAAGTATGAGAGTATCAGCGGACGGTTTACGATTCCCGCCCTGAGTGCCGTGGTCTTTGTAGGACAATAG
- the ftrA gene encoding transcriptional regulator FtrA — protein sequence MKPHLVVALAYDQLCTFEFGCTVELFALNRPELGVEWYDFAVCAAEPGKLRAAGGITVEVPHGLDMLDQADTIIIPGWRDADETPPPALLDKIRLAHARGARICTICSGVFILAAAGILDGTTVTTHWRYAEKLLKRYPEITVQANALYVDQGQIMTSAGSAAGLDMLLHLVRKDYGAKVANMVAQRLVVPPHREGGQAQFVPRPMPADEHARLAKLMDWVRSNPALPHNLASMAEKAAMSTRTLQRHFKDSTGMAPGEWLIRERVAIAKELLESPASSLPQIAELAGFGSEESLRRHFRRIVANSPGNYRKQFSVDAQTPA from the coding sequence ATGAAACCACATCTTGTCGTCGCCCTTGCCTATGATCAATTGTGTACCTTTGAATTTGGCTGCACGGTTGAACTGTTTGCCCTGAACCGCCCGGAACTGGGTGTGGAATGGTATGACTTTGCTGTTTGCGCTGCGGAACCCGGCAAGTTGCGGGCCGCCGGCGGTATTACGGTAGAAGTGCCACATGGCCTGGATATGCTGGATCAGGCCGACACTATCATCATCCCTGGCTGGCGTGATGCCGATGAAACGCCACCGCCAGCTTTGCTGGACAAAATTCGCCTCGCACATGCGCGTGGTGCGCGTATCTGTACAATCTGCTCTGGCGTGTTCATCCTCGCTGCTGCTGGCATACTCGATGGCACAACCGTCACTACTCACTGGCGCTATGCAGAAAAACTGCTGAAACGTTATCCAGAAATCACAGTGCAGGCAAACGCCTTGTATGTAGATCAGGGGCAGATCATGACTTCAGCAGGTTCTGCCGCCGGGCTGGACATGTTGCTGCATCTGGTACGCAAGGATTATGGTGCGAAAGTCGCCAATATGGTCGCGCAGCGCCTTGTGGTACCGCCGCATCGCGAAGGCGGGCAGGCACAGTTTGTACCACGCCCCATGCCCGCAGATGAACATGCACGTCTGGCCAAATTAATGGACTGGGTCAGATCCAACCCTGCCCTGCCGCATAATCTGGCCTCGATGGCCGAGAAAGCTGCCATGAGTACCCGCACCTTGCAACGTCATTTCAAGGACAGCACGGGCATGGCACCAGGTGAATGGCTGATACGTGAACGCGTCGCCATCGCCAAGGAATTGCTGGAGTCACCAGCAAGCAGCCTGCCACAGATAGCCGAGCTGGCAGGCTTTGGCTCGGAAGAATCTCTGCGCCGCCACTTCCGCCGCATCGTTGCGAACAGTCCCGGCAATTATCGCAAGCAATTTTCTGTTGATGCACAAACACCCGCTTAA
- a CDS encoding LysR substrate-binding domain-containing protein — MRFDLVDLQLFVHVVEAGSITAGAERSHLALASASARLRGMEDLLGVPLLLRKRRGVEVTDAGRTLLHHARMLMQQMERMRGDLGDYAKGLKGHIRMLCNTSALTEFLPQALAIYMQAHPHINIEVEERLSNDIVQAIIAEQADIGIIADTVDSADLQAFPFRQDQLVLVTAAQHPLQATAAANGSLAFADILTYDFIGLAGDSALQQYLNEHAARLGQRLHYRLRLRSFDGICRMVESGAGIAIIPETAALRYEQLMKIHRLYLTDTWAVRNLLICVRQYDELPTYARELINAIKA; from the coding sequence ATGCGCTTTGATCTGGTCGATTTGCAGTTATTTGTTCACGTAGTGGAGGCGGGCAGCATCACTGCCGGGGCTGAGCGTTCCCATCTGGCGCTGGCGTCGGCCAGTGCTCGCTTGCGCGGTATGGAAGATTTGCTGGGCGTGCCGCTGTTGCTGCGAAAAAGGCGCGGTGTGGAAGTGACTGATGCTGGCCGCACGCTGCTGCACCATGCGCGCATGCTGATGCAGCAGATGGAAAGAATGCGCGGTGATCTCGGTGATTATGCCAAAGGCCTCAAAGGGCATATACGCATGCTGTGCAATACCTCGGCGCTGACTGAATTCCTGCCGCAGGCGCTGGCCATTTATATGCAGGCACATCCGCACATCAATATTGAAGTTGAAGAAAGACTCAGCAATGACATCGTGCAAGCCATCATCGCCGAGCAGGCCGATATAGGCATCATTGCCGATACAGTCGATAGTGCAGACTTGCAGGCATTCCCGTTCCGGCAGGATCAACTGGTGCTTGTAACTGCGGCACAGCATCCCTTGCAAGCGACAGCAGCAGCCAATGGCAGTCTGGCCTTTGCCGATATCCTGACCTATGACTTCATAGGCCTGGCTGGTGACAGCGCCCTGCAACAATATTTGAATGAACATGCGGCGCGGCTGGGGCAGCGTTTGCATTACCGCCTGCGTTTGCGCAGCTTTGATGGCATTTGCCGCATGGTGGAGAGTGGGGCTGGCATTGCCATCATCCCCGAGACTGCAGCTTTACGTTATGAGCAGTTGATGAAAATACACAGGCTGTATCTGACAGATACCTGGGCAGTCAGGAACTTGCTGATCTGTGTACGGCAATATGATGAGCTGCCTACTTATGCGCGTGAACTCATCAATGCCATCAAGGCATGA
- a CDS encoding glucokinase translates to MNGEMLSNNPKKSCNAGPRLLADIGGTNARFALEINSHEFNAIAVLPCNAYPDLQSAIAAYLSSPEVLAVCQSPVKNAAIAIANPVDGDVVRMTNHHWTFSIESLQQAAGFDNLLVVNDFTALAMALPHLAANERVQIGGGHAQPNRAIGLIGPGTGLGVSGIIPSGGHWVALSSEGGHVSFSPSNELEIAILREVWKEYPHASAERLISGMGLELMYRILAQMDKQADTEAMNAADITRRALDGSCAICTRTVDYFCAMLGTIAGNLAMTLGATGGVYIGGGIVPRLGEFFTQSAFRQRFEAKGRFADYLAQIPTYLITAEYPAFLGVSAILNERLSLDGHADT, encoded by the coding sequence ATGAATGGTGAGATGTTGAGCAATAATCCAAAAAAATCATGCAATGCCGGCCCACGCTTGCTGGCAGACATAGGTGGTACCAATGCACGTTTCGCATTGGAAATAAATAGTCACGAATTTAATGCTATTGCTGTATTGCCATGCAATGCCTATCCTGACTTGCAATCTGCCATCGCCGCCTATTTGTCCAGTCCTGAAGTACTGGCCGTATGCCAGTCACCGGTAAAAAACGCGGCCATCGCCATTGCCAATCCTGTTGATGGTGATGTGGTTCGTATGACCAATCATCACTGGACTTTTTCCATAGAATCTTTACAGCAGGCTGCCGGGTTTGATAATCTGCTGGTCGTCAACGACTTCACCGCTCTGGCAATGGCCTTGCCGCATCTGGCTGCTAATGAGCGTGTACAGATAGGTGGCGGCCATGCCCAGCCTAATCGCGCCATAGGTTTGATAGGTCCCGGTACTGGCCTGGGTGTGTCTGGCATCATTCCATCTGGTGGGCATTGGGTTGCATTGTCCAGTGAAGGTGGGCATGTGAGTTTTTCTCCCAGCAATGAGTTGGAGATAGCAATTCTGCGCGAGGTCTGGAAAGAATATCCGCATGCCTCCGCCGAAAGATTGATCTCAGGCATGGGTCTGGAGTTGATGTACCGCATCCTGGCGCAAATGGATAAACAGGCCGATACTGAAGCAATGAATGCAGCCGATATCACCCGTCGCGCACTGGATGGCAGTTGTGCAATCTGCACGCGCACCGTCGATTATTTTTGCGCCATGCTGGGCACTATCGCCGGTAACCTGGCCATGACACTGGGAGCGACTGGTGGTGTATATATAGGTGGCGGCATAGTACCGCGCCTTGGTGAGTTTTTTACCCAGTCAGCTTTTCGCCAGCGCTTTGAAGCGAAGGGGCGCTTTGCCGATTATCTGGCACAAATACCGACTTACCTGATCACGGCAGAGTATCCTGCATTTTTGGGCGTCTCTGCAATATTGAATGAGCGGCTGTCCCTGGATGGCCATGCGGATACTTGA
- a CDS encoding biopolymer transporter ExbD yields MGMQIGSGGGSADPEVMIEMNMTPLIDVMLVLIIMLIITIPIQNHAVNLNMPTGNPPPPTTPPVVVNIDVDFDGTVSWNGTAVDHAQLEAKLAESAAMPAANQPEIHLRPVAVVPYKSVASVMAAAQRLGVTKIGMVGNEQFLK; encoded by the coding sequence ATGGGTATGCAAATTGGTTCCGGCGGTGGCTCAGCCGATCCGGAAGTGATGATAGAAATGAACATGACGCCGCTGATTGACGTCATGCTGGTATTGATCATCATGTTGATTATTACCATTCCTATTCAGAATCACGCGGTGAACCTGAATATGCCGACAGGTAACCCACCGCCACCAACCACACCGCCTGTGGTAGTGAATATCGACGTCGATTTTGATGGCACGGTGTCCTGGAATGGTACGGCAGTCGATCATGCACAGCTGGAAGCGAAACTGGCTGAATCGGCAGCAATGCCTGCAGCAAACCAGCCAGAGATCCACCTGCGTCCGGTTGCTGTTGTACCTTACAAATCCGTGGCGTCCGTCATGGCGGCGGCACAGCGTCTTGGTGTGACCAAGATCGGTATGGTCGGGAATGAGCAGTTCCTGAAATAG
- a CDS encoding VOC family protein produces MLKRIHHVAIICADYQVSKDFYTRILGLSVIAETYRPERASYKLDLALPDGSQIELFSFPDAPPRVSRPEAQGLRHLAFEVDDVAACKAMLEAKGLEVEDIRLDELTGRRFVFFADPDGLPLELYEALSR; encoded by the coding sequence ATGCTGAAGCGCATACATCATGTAGCCATCATATGCGCTGATTATCAGGTGTCCAAGGATTTCTATACCCGGATTCTGGGCTTGAGCGTTATTGCTGAGACTTATAGGCCAGAGAGAGCTTCATACAAACTCGATCTGGCCTTGCCAGACGGTTCGCAAATAGAATTGTTTTCCTTCCCTGATGCGCCACCGAGGGTATCGCGGCCTGAGGCACAGGGTTTGCGTCACCTGGCATTTGAAGTTGATGATGTTGCAGCCTGCAAAGCGATGCTGGAGGCAAAGGGGTTGGAAGTGGAAGATATCCGGCTGGATGAGTTAACTGGGCGACGCTTCGTTTTTTTTGCTGATCCCGATGGCTTGCCGCTGGAATTGTATGAGGCATTGTCCAGATGA
- a CDS encoding branched-chain amino acid aminotransferase, translated as MYRSYFKGQWSEGNTPLFGAMDNAVWLGSSVFDGARSIRGLTPDLRLHLARVIQSAQRLGLQCPYNVDELEALCREGIALFPADAELYIRPLVFGTDGLLIPEPSTTGFALTLFDAPMPAFTGFSSCLSSLRRPDPSMAPTDAKASCLYPNSTRALREAKERGFDNGVVCDMHGNVAEFATANLFFVTADDEIVTPVANGSFLSGITRARVIGLLKDDGKQVSERTVKPEELLAAKEIFNTGNFAKVTPCTRYESRELPIGVVATRARDLYLQFMQNT; from the coding sequence ATGTACCGTAGCTACTTCAAGGGACAATGGAGTGAAGGCAATACGCCACTGTTTGGCGCCATGGATAATGCAGTCTGGCTGGGTTCCTCAGTGTTTGATGGTGCGCGTTCCATTCGCGGCCTGACGCCAGACTTGCGTTTGCATCTGGCCCGCGTCATACAATCTGCCCAGCGCCTGGGTTTGCAATGCCCATACAATGTCGATGAACTCGAAGCATTGTGCCGTGAGGGCATAGCCCTGTTTCCGGCGGATGCCGAGCTGTATATACGTCCGCTGGTATTTGGCACTGACGGTTTGCTGATCCCTGAACCTTCAACTACGGGCTTTGCGCTGACTTTGTTTGATGCACCCATGCCGGCATTTACCGGTTTCTCTTCCTGCCTGTCCAGCCTGCGTCGTCCCGACCCTTCCATGGCGCCGACTGATGCCAAGGCTTCCTGCCTGTATCCAAATTCCACCAGAGCCTTGCGCGAAGCCAAAGAGCGCGGTTTTGACAATGGCGTGGTCTGTGATATGCATGGCAATGTGGCTGAATTTGCCACTGCCAATCTCTTCTTTGTGACGGCAGATGATGAGATTGTCACGCCTGTGGCAAACGGTAGTTTCTTGTCCGGCATTACCCGCGCCCGCGTTATTGGTTTACTCAAGGACGATGGCAAGCAAGTGTCCGAGCGCACTGTAAAACCGGAAGAATTGCTGGCAGCCAAAGAGATTTTCAATACCGGTAATTTTGCCAAGGTCACACCTTGCACCAGATACGAAAGCCGTGAATTGCCTATAGGTGTAGTGGCAACACGTGCCCGTGATCTGTATTTGCAATTCATGCAAAATACCTGA